Sequence from the Nerophis lumbriciformis linkage group LG34, RoL_Nlum_v2.1, whole genome shotgun sequence genome:
atctcaggaaacagagtggaccgacaccagcagatgacatggcaccccaaaccatcactgatggtggaaactttacactagacttcaggcaacgtggatcctgtgcctgtcctgtcttcctccagactctgggacctcgatttccaaaggaaatgcaaaatttgcatggttgggtgatggtttggggtgccatgtcatctgctggtgtcggtccactctgtttcctgagatccagggtcaacgcagccgtctaccagcaagttttagagcacttcatgcttcctgctgctgacctgctctatggagatggagatttcaagttccaacaggacttggcgcctgcacacagcgcaaaatctacccgtgcctggtttacggaccatggtatttctgttctaaattggcccgccaactcccctgaccttagccccatagaaaatctgtggggtattgtgaaaaggaagatgcagaatgccagacccaaaaacgcagaagagttgaaggccactatcagagcaacctgggctctcataacacctgagcagtgccagaaactcatcgactccatgccacgccgcattaacgcagtaattgaggcaaaaggagctccaaccaagtattgagtattgtacatgctcatatttttcattttcatacttttcagttggccaacatttctaaaatcccttttttgtattagccttaagtaatattctatttttgtgacacacggaattttggattttcatttgttgccacttcaaatcatcaaaattaaatgaaataaacatttgaatgcatcagtctgtgtgcaatgaataaatataatgtacaagttacaccttttgaatgcaattactgaaataaatcaagtttttcaaaatattctaatttactggcttttacctgtatatacacatatatatatatatatacataacacacatatacatatatataaacatacatatatatatatacacacatacatacatatatatatatatatatatatataatactaataatggattagattttatatcgcacttttctattattagatacccaaagcgctcacagagaagtgggaacccatcattcattcacacctggtggtggtaagctacatttgtagccacagctgccctggggtagactgatactatattatatatatatatatatatatatatatatatatatatatatatatatatatatatatacatacatacattagagatgcgcggataggcaatttatctcatccgcaaccgcgtcagaaagtcgtcaaccatccgccatccacccgatgtaacgttagatcagaactgcatccgcccgccatccgcccgttgttatatatctaatgttaattaaaaaaaaaaaaaaagggtgaaaactacgcgaattgcaccttgtccagacaagatttttcgatcggacacggaggaattagcgatgtaaaagaccacgttgggacaaaaaaacacaagtctaatgccgttgctagcgatacaagtggaaaactttcaacgtttttcgtcgcccaaacagattctttggatgtgatgaatgccgaagttttatttacggaggcaataattgagcatggacttccaatcgcactggctgatcacatgggacagttaataatgtaatgcaacctttaaaaatcattacgcggtgatcgcgatcccaaaaataaacttttcttgcatgataatgtccagaaaaatttgctttatattactatagagtccttttaacgaatgagtttgatggtttatcacaaaccttaaatgaaattacatggccaccgtcctgctctctatatcaaccagggtgagccccacccctttcgtgagcgcactgagtgacccctgttacgcgcccccggcaacaggggtggcaagcaggtaagctgcgcgggcggagcgcgcggagtgacccatgttacgagcccccggccacgggggtggcgggcaggtaagctgcttacctgctgcgcgtgacgccggccgcggcgaaagcggacgaggcggggtgtcggtgcggtgggcgcggtagtgaccctggacgtgcgtcgggcccttctcgcggatcgcctcagctacggctcccggtggggccctctcgggggaaggggcctcggtcccggaccccggcgaggcgtcgggggccttctccgctccgtaaaagtgtccatctcttttctttttttttcttctgttgtggcatatgcagcaggtgcctgctcgtttttcgtatgtgggtaacaacatttaactatgtatatatatttcccaattggtttaactgccccccgcaaaaaaaaaaaaaaaaaaaaaaaaaatctaattaatccgcccgacccgaccctcgagcggataaaatcttattttttttaatttcatccgcccgatccgcggataatccgcggactccgcggttgtgtccgcaaaccgcgcatctctaacatacatacatacatatatatatgtgtgtgtgtgtgtgtgtgtgtgtgtgtgtaaatgtgtgttcaATATAGTTATGTCACTAATGTCCGCTTTGGATAAGCCAGGCTAAATTAAGTGTTCTAATTGTCAGAATAAGGTTTCTAATAATAAGAACCATACTtatcacaaaacacattttgttcGTTCttcactttattaaaaaaaatagttgatAGAGAAAATAAAAAGACTCACATTCCTGAGAGCACATTGATCACAGTAGATGTCACTGAGGGGGCGGGACATCATGTTTGAACTCAAGTATTATGGGATGGACTAGTCCTAATGTCTCCATAAACAAGGGCAGGGACAAACAGGACGGTGTCAAACTTCTCAACTTCCTGAGATAGCCACATGTCTCAgcgcgcacgcgcacacgcacgcactgAGCTGAAGACGTACACGCTCTTGAGTGCTGGACCTTAGCTGACAGTAAAACAGCTCCATCTAGCGGTCGAACTGCAACAACACAACCACAGCTTTTCAACATGTCTGTGCTcttttttaaacacaaatccaAACTTCAACTGCATCAGAGTCGAAAAGGAGAAGCCATATTTAGCTCGtgtgaaaaaaaatgcctgaaaaGGACATCATATTTAATATACTGAAAAGCACGTTTCTCCACATTTTGGGGCAAAATCAAATATTTTGAcaacaaatatattaaaaaaatgtatttgtggataaaaatattttttttaatttggagaTGCATGCTTTTCTTTGGAAAACAACTATGAGGAATTGTGTCTTTAATATATTCAATGATTATTCCTAGCAGGGCTGTTGTCAAAATAGTTATAAAGTTAAGGCTACTTTTGTTAATTTCTTGCTCATCCATAATGCAATTTCTACACTTAAAAGctacatttataataataacaataataataataataataataataataggttcTTTGTCAATGTATCAAAAagtagtccaaaaaatatttagGGGCGTTTGGAGTGGATTCAAGTTTACTACAAAaaacaagtataaaaaaaaaaaataaaaaaaataaaaaaaaagaataccggTAATAATGAAAATGACACAAAAGTAAATCTCCAACTTGTGTTttagttttccaaaaaaaagggACCAAACTTTGATATTGTAAAAAGTAAGTGTGCTTGTTTCCAGTGGCGGACCAAAACAAACACCATGAAGGTCAACAAATAAAAAAGGTGCAGGTTGTATTGACCAAACGACAAAGAAAGAAACACAATGGAGCTGAAGTCAAAAGGAAGACAGCAAGATTGTCTCGGGCGTTTGTCTTTTTCAATGTCTTTGTGTTTCAgttggacaacaacaacaacaacatctcaGAGTGGAGCCTCTCACTTCCTGTTTCAGGGTAGAAGTCCAGGAAGGTGAGACAGATGAGACAAGATGGCGTTTTGGATTCAAGTTGGCTGACAAACAAACCATCGCTGACGTCACGCTAAGAAAAGTGGCTACTCCACCAGGACGTCCTCCACCTTGATGGCGTCGAGCGGCGTGCCCGAGTTGGACAAATCTGATCCGTCGTCTTTGGAAACCTCCTCGTGCTGCGCCAGCATTCCCGCTGTGGTGTTGCCCTGGAGCCCTGCCAAGCCCCCCTGGGTGAAGCACAGGTGTTTGATGACCTCGTTGGGGCTGGAGAAGGTGGTGGCGCAGATGTTACACTTGTAGGGCTTGGAAGACGCCAAGAACATGGCCTCCATCTGGCTGCTGTCGTCGCCCGCCGCACACAGTTCCATGCTCTGCCGGTCCACCAGCGTGTAGGCGTCGGCGCCCTGGTTGAGGCACACGTGGCGCGCGGCCTGGTTGGCGCGGCAAAAGCTCTTCCCGCAAGCGCTGCACTTGAAGGGCTTGCCCGTGTGGATGTACATGTGCTCGCGCCAGTGGCTCTTCTGGATGAACTTGCGGCCGCACGTGCAGCACTCGTATTTCCGCCGCTTCAGCTCGCGGTCCAGGTCGGCGCTCTCCAGGTTGTCGATGTCCGCAATGTCTGACGGGGGCGGTGTGTCCGCCTGGGAGTTTAAGCCGCCCACCCCCCATCCGGAGGTGGACACCTCAGCGCGAGGGGAGTCGGAGTTGTTGCCCGAGGCCGGCATTTGCTCGCCGTCGCTGATGACCTCCACCGAGGTGCTGGTCTTGCCGGCCTCCAGCATGGTCTGCTCTGCACTCATTAGAGGGGAGGGGGCGCTGTTGAGCTCCCCTGAGCTGTGTGCCAGCACCTGAGTGTGCTGCAGCAGGTGCTCCCTCAGCAGGCTCCTCTGGTTGAAGCGACTCCTGCACAGGTGGCAGGAGTAGTGCTTCCTGAAGGATGCGCTCCTCTTCATGATGCTGGGCTTCACGTGCAGGATGGCGGTGGCGGAGGCCACGTCGGCGCCGAGCGAGTCCAAACCCGACGCCTCCTCGGCGGAAAATTGAGCTCCGCTGGCGGAGGCCTCTGCTCTTGGAGGGGACGGCTTGGACGGAGCCGCGGCGGCAGTGGCGAGCTGCTCCATGTCCACCGGCGAAGAGAGCGGCGTCCCCGCCGACAGCGCCGCCTGCTGGTCGGCGATCTGGATGCCGTAGAGGGAGGTGGAGAGGTTGAGGCTCTGCTCCGGGTGGGAATACGCCGACTGGCTGGCCTCCTGCAGGAGAGGGTAGGCGTGCAGGAAGCGCACGCCTTGCTCCAGGCGAGCGGGGTCAATGAGCTGAGGCGCCAGCTTGCCAGTGTACATCAGGTTGAGCAGGTAGCTGAAGATGTCAGGCTGGATGTCGGCCGCCTTCAGACGCACACAATCACTGGGAAAACACAATGATTACATTTACTTTTACAATCAATTACGGACAATTAGTGCCCAAACGTTTTGGCTCCAAGGGCCAAAATGAAAATGTGCCAAATGTCCGCGTGCCAAAGAGCCATTTTTTTACCATACAACAGCACCACAAGTGAGGATATTAGCCTCACACCGCCATATAAGGTAGTAGAGATTGTCACCTTCAATAGATGGCAACTAGTTTTAGacgtagacaaactttattgatccacaagggaaattgttccacacagtagctcagttacaaaggatggaaagggtaaggatggaaaggataatgcacacaagggcacaaaaagagggcgaaaacaaaaaggtattaagtagactaaaaatgtacaatactagcaatataaaatataacatgtatgtaatatttacatattatatatccagtatattatatatactgatatattatgttatattattatataaaatataggctgtaaaaaaaaagatctatagattttatggtaaaaaaaactaccaactcagtcaccagagttttaccgtaaaatctactctGTCTTTACACCAAattattgtaccgtatttttctgactatgtgtcgca
This genomic interval carries:
- the zbtb2b gene encoding zinc finger and BTB domain-containing protein 2b, encoding MELANHGLILLQQLNAQREFGFLCDCTVAIGDVFFKAHKAVLAAFSNYFRMLFIHQDSDCVRLKAADIQPDIFSYLLNLMYTGKLAPQLIDPARLEQGVRFLHAYPLLQEASQSAYSHPEQSLNLSTSLYGIQIADQQAALSAGTPLSSPVDMEQLATAAAAPSKPSPPRAEASASGAQFSAEEASGLDSLGADVASATAILHVKPSIMKRSASFRKHYSCHLCRSRFNQRSLLREHLLQHTQVLAHSSGELNSAPSPLMSAEQTMLEAGKTSTSVEVISDGEQMPASGNNSDSPRAEVSTSGWGVGGLNSQADTPPPSDIADIDNLESADLDRELKRRKYECCTCGRKFIQKSHWREHMYIHTGKPFKCSACGKSFCRANQAARHVCLNQGADAYTLVDRQSMELCAAGDDSSQMEAMFLASSKPYKCNICATTFSSPNEVIKHLCFTQGGLAGLQGNTTAGMLAQHEEVSKDDGSDLSNSGTPLDAIKVEDVLVE